The following proteins are encoded in a genomic region of Deltaproteobacteria bacterium:
- a CDS encoding DNA polymerase IV, with protein MAAPRTILHADLDAFFAAVEQRDRPELRGKPVVVGGASGRGVVAAASYEARVYGIHSAMPSFEARRRCPHAIFVAGDMAKYRRESRRVFAIFDRYAPLVEGLSMDEAFLDLTGTTRLLGDAVSAAERLRAEVRATTGLTLSVGIAPVKMVAKIASDLAKPDGLRVVAPDAVRAFLAPLPVGRIWGVGAVGRKRLDALGIATIGDLAAASDETLRRSLGSFGVELAHLARGEDPRQVEPFREAKSYGEENTFERDVADRSALADPIRAHADAIARRLRRDRVGGHGVTVKLKLARPLGDGRYPLVTRSVVLQRATDDGDAIARAALSLLARVEPWEPIRLVGVAVTRLEASDESQLALALRGPTEQRRAQLNAAVDAIHARFGDQKLRRGVSDVRRAGLSTGIKRGERE; from the coding sequence GTGGCCGCGCCACGCACCATCCTGCACGCTGATCTCGACGCGTTCTTCGCGGCGGTGGAGCAGCGCGACCGGCCGGAGCTGCGGGGGAAGCCGGTCGTCGTCGGCGGCGCGTCGGGGCGCGGCGTCGTCGCGGCGGCGAGCTACGAGGCGCGGGTCTACGGCATCCATTCCGCGATGCCGTCGTTCGAGGCGCGCCGCCGCTGCCCGCACGCGATCTTCGTCGCGGGGGACATGGCGAAGTACCGGCGCGAGAGCCGGCGCGTCTTCGCGATCTTCGATCGCTATGCGCCCCTCGTCGAGGGCCTCTCGATGGACGAGGCGTTCCTCGACCTCACGGGAACGACGCGTCTCCTCGGCGACGCGGTCTCGGCTGCCGAACGCCTGCGCGCGGAGGTCCGCGCCACGACGGGGCTCACGCTCTCGGTCGGCATCGCGCCCGTCAAGATGGTCGCGAAGATCGCGAGCGACCTCGCGAAGCCGGACGGCCTCCGCGTGGTCGCGCCCGATGCGGTGCGCGCGTTCCTGGCGCCGCTGCCGGTCGGACGCATCTGGGGCGTCGGGGCCGTGGGGCGCAAGCGCCTCGACGCGCTCGGCATCGCCACGATCGGCGACCTCGCGGCCGCGTCCGATGAGACGCTCCGCCGCTCACTCGGCTCGTTCGGGGTCGAACTCGCGCACCTCGCGCGCGGCGAGGATCCGCGCCAGGTCGAGCCCTTCCGCGAGGCGAAGTCGTACGGGGAGGAGAACACCTTCGAGCGCGACGTCGCCGACCGGTCCGCGCTCGCCGACCCGATCCGCGCGCACGCCGACGCGATCGCGCGGCGTCTGCGGCGTGATCGCGTCGGCGGTCACGGCGTGACGGTGAAGCTCAAGCTCGCGCGTCCGCTCGGCGACGGGCGCTATCCGCTGGTGACGCGGTCGGTCGTGTTGCAGCGCGCGACCGACGACGGCGACGCGATCGCGCGCGCGGCGCTGTCGCTGCTCGCGCGCGTCGAGCCGTGGGAGCCGATCCGCCTCGTGGGCGTCGCCGTGACGCGTCTCGAGGCGAGCGACGAGTCGCAGCTCGCGCTCGCCCTCCGCGGACCGACCGAGCAGCGGCGCGCGCAGTTGAACGCGGCGGTCGACGCGATCCACGCCCGCTTCGGCGACCAGAAGCTCCGCCGCGGCGTGAGCGACGTCCGGCGCGCGGGTCTCTCGACCGGCATCAAGCGCGGCGAGCGCGAGTAG
- a CDS encoding sodium:alanine symporter family protein codes for MEDLTKLLDQIAGVVWGPPMLILLVGTHLYLTIRLRFIQRYMGRAIRISLERGAEGEGDVSQFGALTTALAATIGTGNIVGVATAVASGGPGAVLWMWLTGVFGIATKYAEALLSVKYRVTAADGTMAGGPMYVLERGMRSKPLGVAFAALTAVSAFGIGNTVQANSISTLVRDTFGVSVWLSGGIMTALTALVILGGIKSIAAVCERLVPFMAIFYVAGCLVILALHASEIPATVSLIVRTAFTGQAAVGGFVGAGVREAMRYGVARGLFSNESGLGSAPIVAAAAQTKNPVRQALVSSTGTFWDTVVVCLMTGLVVVQSHDWTQGLGGAALTSKAFSDLHPVIGPMVLTVGLLTFVFSTILGWAYYGEKACEYLLGTASVRVYRVLWVLAVYLGSVAPLPIVWSAADITNALMAIPNLLSLLVLTHVIVDETRRHLWSEDRPER; via the coding sequence ATGGAGGATCTGACCAAGCTGCTCGATCAGATCGCGGGCGTCGTGTGGGGGCCGCCCATGCTGATCCTGCTGGTCGGGACGCACCTCTACCTGACGATCCGCCTGCGCTTCATCCAGCGCTACATGGGGCGCGCCATCCGCATCTCTCTCGAGCGCGGGGCGGAGGGCGAGGGCGACGTCTCGCAGTTCGGCGCGCTCACGACCGCGCTCGCGGCGACGATCGGCACCGGCAACATCGTCGGCGTCGCCACGGCGGTCGCCTCCGGCGGACCCGGAGCGGTGCTGTGGATGTGGCTCACCGGCGTCTTCGGGATCGCCACCAAGTACGCCGAGGCGCTGCTCTCGGTGAAGTACCGCGTCACGGCGGCGGACGGCACGATGGCGGGCGGCCCCATGTACGTGCTCGAGCGCGGCATGCGCAGCAAGCCGCTCGGGGTCGCGTTCGCGGCGCTCACCGCGGTGAGCGCGTTCGGCATCGGCAACACCGTGCAGGCGAACTCGATCTCGACGCTCGTCCGCGACACGTTCGGCGTCTCGGTCTGGCTCTCCGGCGGGATCATGACCGCGCTCACCGCCCTCGTGATCCTCGGCGGCATCAAGTCGATCGCGGCGGTGTGCGAGCGGCTGGTGCCGTTCATGGCGATCTTCTACGTCGCCGGCTGTCTGGTCATCCTGGCGCTGCATGCCTCCGAGATCCCGGCGACCGTCTCGCTCATCGTGCGCACGGCGTTCACCGGGCAGGCGGCGGTCGGCGGGTTCGTCGGCGCCGGCGTGCGAGAGGCGATGCGCTACGGCGTCGCCCGCGGGCTCTTCTCGAACGAGTCCGGGCTCGGGAGCGCGCCGATCGTCGCGGCGGCCGCGCAGACGAAGAACCCCGTGCGGCAGGCGCTCGTGTCGTCGACCGGGACGTTCTGGGACACCGTCGTCGTGTGCCTCATGACCGGGCTCGTCGTCGTGCAGTCGCACGACTGGACGCAGGGCCTCGGGGGCGCCGCGCTCACCTCGAAGGCGTTCAGCGACCTGCACCCCGTCATCGGCCCCATGGTGCTCACGGTCGGCCTGCTGACGTTCGTCTTCTCGACGATCCTCGGCTGGGCCTACTACGGCGAGAAGGCGTGCGAGTACCTGCTCGGAACGGCGTCGGTACGGGTGTATCGCGTGCTCTGGGTGCTCGCGGTCTACCTCGGGTCGGTGGCGCCGCTGCCGATCGTCTGGTCCGCCGCCGACATCACCAACGCCCTCATGGCGATTCCGAACCTGCTCTCGCTCCTCGTGCTCACCCACGTGATCGTCGACGAGACCCGCCGCCACCTCTGGAGCGAGGACCGGCCGGAACGCTAA
- a CDS encoding phage holin family protein, producing the protein MPGFVVRLLIAALGLWLAQALVPGVEIRGAGTLLVAALLLGIVNAVVRPAIVLLTLPITVVTLGLFLWVVNAAMLSLVAALLEGFTLAGFGAALLGALVVSCTGWIASWYVGPSGRFEVMIIRREP; encoded by the coding sequence ATGCCGGGCTTCGTCGTACGTCTGCTGATCGCCGCGCTCGGTCTCTGGCTGGCGCAGGCGCTCGTGCCCGGCGTGGAGATCCGAGGCGCCGGTACGCTCCTGGTCGCGGCGCTCCTGCTCGGCATCGTGAACGCCGTCGTCCGTCCGGCGATCGTGCTCCTGACCCTGCCGATCACCGTGGTGACGCTCGGGCTCTTCCTCTGGGTCGTGAACGCGGCGATGCTGTCGCTCGTCGCCGCGCTCCTCGAGGGCTTCACGCTCGCGGGCTTCGGCGCGGCGCTGCTCGGCGCGCTGGTGGTGTCGTGCACCGGGTGGATCGCCTCCTGGTACGTCGGACCGTCGGGGCGGTTCGAGGTCATGATCATCCGTCGCGAGCCGTAA